The Mucilaginibacter mallensis genome has a segment encoding these proteins:
- a CDS encoding serine hydrolase, with product MKKSYHILLLLLITVLSVKHANAQVSDTSRLFKTLKTADSLVFSVGYNKCDISQFEQLIGDDFEFYHDQGGYIHTKEGFINSIKTNICSGSFKARRELVEGSLKVYPLYNNGVLYAALQMGLHRFYQTNKGKPERLSGIAQFTTLWVKNGDKWQMKRILSYDHKDDPLPGIGEAQMFDDDAAINSWLAVNHVPAVGIGIIENGKLQDVKVYGELKKGDPAPYNAIFTIASLTKPITSMLTLKLVSMGKWDLDEPLDHYWIDPDVKDDPRHKKLTTRIILSHQSGFANWRYLNADKKLHFEFEPGTKYQYSGEGFEYLRRALEHKFHTTLDKLADSLIFKPLSMHDTHYVWSDEIDTNRLAHGFDPNGNMYPVIKNTTANAADMVHTTIVDYGAFVVAVMNGKLFTQSIYDQMITHQVRTKGDKYMGLGWEVYDIGNGHYALGHGGSEQGVHTQVFILPQSKKGLIIFTNVDDGYKVYTKLLDQYLGTDGRKILALELQ from the coding sequence ATGAAAAAATCATATCATATATTGCTTTTATTGCTTATCACAGTATTATCAGTAAAACACGCAAATGCCCAGGTAAGTGATACCTCAAGATTATTTAAAACACTGAAAACAGCCGATAGCCTGGTTTTTAGCGTAGGTTACAATAAATGCGACATTAGTCAATTTGAACAGCTTATTGGCGACGATTTTGAGTTTTACCACGATCAGGGTGGTTATATCCATACAAAAGAGGGATTTATCAACAGCATCAAAACTAACATTTGCTCTGGTTCATTTAAGGCCAGAAGAGAACTTGTTGAAGGTAGTTTAAAGGTTTATCCGCTTTACAATAATGGGGTTTTATATGCTGCATTACAGATGGGCCTACATCGTTTTTATCAAACAAATAAAGGTAAACCCGAAAGACTATCAGGCATTGCCCAATTTACTACGTTATGGGTAAAAAATGGCGACAAATGGCAAATGAAAAGGATTTTGAGCTATGATCATAAGGATGATCCTTTACCCGGAATAGGTGAAGCACAAATGTTTGATGATGATGCCGCGATAAACAGCTGGCTGGCAGTCAACCATGTTCCGGCCGTAGGAATAGGCATAATTGAAAATGGTAAATTACAGGATGTAAAGGTTTATGGCGAGCTTAAAAAAGGTGATCCTGCGCCTTATAATGCCATTTTCACTATAGCGTCATTAACTAAGCCCATCACCAGTATGCTAACGCTGAAACTGGTGAGTATGGGCAAATGGGACCTGGATGAACCGCTTGACCATTACTGGATAGACCCTGATGTAAAGGACGACCCAAGGCACAAAAAATTAACTACCCGTATTATTCTTAGTCACCAGTCGGGCTTTGCAAACTGGCGCTACCTGAATGCCGATAAAAAGCTTCATTTTGAATTTGAACCGGGAACGAAATACCAGTACTCAGGTGAAGGCTTTGAATATTTACGTCGTGCGCTGGAGCACAAGTTTCATACCACGCTTGATAAATTGGCAGATTCTCTGATTTTTAAACCATTGAGCATGCATGATACCCATTATGTTTGGAGCGATGAAATAGATACCAACAGGCTTGCTCATGGGTTTGATCCTAATGGGAATATGTACCCGGTAATTAAAAACACAACAGCCAATGCCGCTGATATGGTACACACAACTATAGTCGACTATGGTGCATTTGTAGTTGCAGTAATGAATGGAAAGTTATTTACTCAAAGTATATATGACCAAATGATCACACACCAGGTACGCACAAAAGGCGATAAATACATGGGCCTGGGCTGGGAGGTATATGATATTGGAAATGGTCACTATGCTTTAGGGCATGGTGGATCTGAACAAGGAGTACATACACAGGTATTCATATTACCGCAATCAAAAAAGGGGCTTATCATTTTCACCAACGTTGATGACGGCTATAAGGTTTACACTAAACTACTTGACCAATATCTCGGTACTGACGGCAGAAAAATATTGGCACTGGAATTGCAATAA
- a CDS encoding glycoside hydrolase: protein MYPKYRIAALFLLFISLFFVKVVNAQSELAPWGNIMGIRQQGQLFDFQTSLNVVAKGGSNTSSTAKEAQRPHYVRDGNKQIVTTNIDSLYFKETVTDEAEGKITVNVKVNAKKDTAVDGVYFCISLPDKDYGSGELNLERLASGSLMTNGFSISSHHRVFNIAFDKPAAVIMKNDTGKAGNKLFFVALTLQGIHKEDSLQNTFTIKVSGDIDKSPVNIAVNTAVRGRPFDGLGGNFRLQNPKYDPQVIDYCLDNLRVAWGRVEMPWRFWQPQENMSPADSSNQAKPVINAMLMAQRLGKKGIPLILSAWFPPTWAITGKFNFRPVNGVWGNPLNPDKMQEIYKSITDYILYLKNHYGVEVSLFSFNESDLGINVRVTAKEHDELIKGLGAYFVSHGLKTKMLLGDNSDATTYKFIYPALNDSAALPYIGAISFHSWRGWDTETLQKWADAAKQINVSLIVGEGSIDAQAWGYPQIFQEPTYALQEINLYTRLLNICQPLTILQWQLTSDYSPLIGGGIFGNNEPLHPGQRFWNLKQLASTPGHLFAMPIISSASDVSCAALGDNNKGIYTLHLVNNGTTRKVTLTGLPANLKRMHLYVTNQTANMQETPISKPADGTITFEMNATSYYTLTVSK, encoded by the coding sequence ATGTATCCTAAATATCGTATCGCTGCCCTATTCCTGTTATTTATATCTCTGTTTTTTGTTAAAGTTGTTAATGCCCAATCTGAACTTGCCCCTTGGGGAAATATCATGGGAATTCGCCAGCAAGGACAGCTTTTTGATTTTCAAACTAGTTTAAATGTGGTAGCTAAAGGTGGTTCAAATACATCATCTACAGCTAAAGAAGCGCAAAGGCCACATTATGTACGTGATGGCAACAAGCAAATAGTTACAACTAACATAGACAGCCTTTATTTTAAGGAAACAGTAACAGATGAAGCAGAGGGTAAAATAACAGTAAATGTTAAAGTAAATGCAAAAAAAGATACTGCGGTTGATGGGGTATATTTTTGTATCAGTCTGCCGGACAAGGATTATGGCAGCGGCGAATTAAACCTTGAAAGATTAGCTAGTGGCTCATTAATGACAAATGGCTTTAGTATTAGTTCGCATCATCGGGTATTTAATATCGCCTTTGATAAGCCTGCAGCAGTGATCATGAAAAATGATACCGGAAAAGCCGGTAATAAATTGTTTTTTGTAGCTCTTACCCTGCAAGGTATACATAAAGAGGATTCACTACAAAATACTTTCACTATAAAAGTATCAGGCGATATTGATAAGTCGCCTGTAAATATAGCCGTAAATACAGCTGTGCGGGGTCGTCCGTTTGATGGCTTGGGGGGCAATTTTCGTCTGCAAAATCCGAAGTACGATCCACAGGTCATTGATTATTGCCTGGATAATCTCCGCGTTGCCTGGGGACGGGTTGAAATGCCATGGCGTTTTTGGCAACCGCAGGAAAATATGTCTCCTGCCGATTCATCCAATCAGGCCAAACCTGTAATTAATGCAATGCTAATGGCACAACGATTGGGTAAAAAAGGTATCCCGCTTATTCTTTCAGCTTGGTTCCCGCCAACATGGGCTATAACTGGTAAGTTTAACTTCAGGCCGGTTAACGGTGTTTGGGGTAATCCGCTGAATCCGGATAAGATGCAGGAAATCTACAAGTCGATCACTGATTATATACTTTATCTGAAAAATCATTATGGGGTAGAAGTAAGCTTATTTTCTTTCAATGAATCGGACCTGGGTATAAATGTTAGGGTTACCGCGAAGGAGCATGACGAGTTGATAAAAGGTCTGGGGGCATATTTTGTTTCGCATGGCCTCAAAACAAAAATGCTTTTAGGTGATAATTCAGATGCGACAACTTACAAGTTTATTTATCCAGCACTTAATGATTCCGCTGCATTGCCTTATATTGGTGCTATTTCGTTCCATTCATGGCGTGGATGGGATACGGAGACACTACAAAAGTGGGCTGACGCCGCGAAACAGATTAATGTATCGCTTATAGTAGGCGAGGGCAGTATTGATGCACAGGCATGGGGTTATCCGCAGATATTCCAGGAACCAACCTATGCTTTGCAGGAGATCAATCTATATACCCGTTTGCTTAATATTTGCCAGCCATTAACCATACTACAATGGCAGTTAACTTCTGATTATTCACCACTTATAGGCGGGGGGATTTTTGGCAATAATGAACCACTGCACCCCGGCCAACGTTTTTGGAACCTTAAGCAACTGGCATCAACTCCCGGGCATCTTTTCGCTATGCCGATTATCAGTAGTGCCAGTGATGTATCCTGTGCTGCCTTGGGTGATAATAACAAAGGCATCTACACCCTGCACTTGGTCAACAACGGAACAACCCGCAAAGTAACTTTAACGGGGCTGCCCGCTAATTTAAAACGAATGCACCTGTATGTTACTAATCAAACAGCAAATATGCAGGAAACACCAATTTCAAAGCCAGCGGATGGTACAATCACATTTGAAATGAATGCGACCAGCTATTATACGCTTACAGTTAGTAAATAA
- a CDS encoding lipopolysaccharide biosynthesis protein: MLIPLTINYVNPTQYGIWLTLSSIITWAALFDMGLGNGLKNKLAEVIALNDMSRAKSYVSSTYAILLIISTLLFIVFCLINPYINWAKVLNVQAGVYEQLNQLVLIIFAFFCFQFIVELINTVLSANHAPAKSALMNMIAQLLTLVVIVIATRYKPGSLIELVIIMAGIPLLVMIAGSIILFNGSYKLIAPNIAAINFKYAKELLTVGGSFFIIQIGALVLYGTDNIVITQLFGPKEVTVFNVAYKLFSVILMIFMLVITPFWSAFTEAYVKDDYDWIRNAIAKINRLWGALSLLSILLLIISPWLYTAWVGKSISVPLSLSVAMCCYMISLIWQATHVQLLNGTGKIKLQFYLVIFSSIVNIPLSIFLGRRIGVAGVTFSNVILLVMMGIVFSIQTNKIINKTASGIFNA; encoded by the coding sequence ATGCTAATACCATTAACCATTAACTACGTAAACCCAACTCAATACGGTATATGGCTAACTTTAAGCTCCATTATAACCTGGGCCGCCCTCTTTGATATGGGCCTTGGCAATGGTTTAAAAAATAAGCTTGCAGAAGTTATCGCATTAAATGATATGTCGAGGGCGAAAAGCTATGTAAGTTCTACTTATGCCATATTGTTAATTATTTCAACTTTACTTTTTATAGTGTTTTGTTTAATTAATCCCTATATCAATTGGGCTAAGGTTTTAAACGTGCAAGCTGGCGTCTATGAGCAATTGAATCAATTGGTGCTTATCATTTTCGCATTCTTTTGTTTTCAGTTTATAGTTGAGCTAATCAACACTGTGTTATCCGCAAATCATGCCCCGGCTAAGTCGGCGCTTATGAATATGATAGCGCAACTATTAACACTGGTTGTTATTGTAATTGCTACCAGGTATAAACCAGGTTCCTTAATTGAACTGGTTATAATTATGGCGGGCATACCCCTGCTGGTAATGATTGCAGGCAGTATTATCCTGTTTAATGGGAGCTATAAATTAATAGCCCCGAATATAGCAGCCATAAATTTCAAATATGCCAAAGAGCTGTTAACCGTTGGTGGATCGTTTTTTATAATTCAAATAGGGGCGCTGGTTCTTTACGGAACAGATAATATTGTTATTACTCAATTGTTTGGCCCTAAGGAAGTAACCGTATTCAACGTTGCATATAAGCTCTTCTCGGTTATACTAATGATTTTTATGCTGGTAATAACCCCCTTTTGGAGTGCATTTACCGAGGCTTATGTTAAAGATGATTATGACTGGATTCGGAACGCTATTGCTAAAATAAACAGGCTATGGGGCGCTTTAAGCTTATTGAGCATCTTACTGCTTATTATTTCACCGTGGTTGTATACTGCCTGGGTTGGTAAAAGTATCAGTGTGCCTTTAAGCTTGTCTGTTGCCATGTGTTGTTACATGATCAGCCTTATATGGCAGGCTACTCATGTTCAATTGCTAAACGGTACCGGTAAAATTAAACTGCAATTTTACCTTGTTATATTTTCATCTATAGTTAATATTCCACTGTCGATTTTCTTAGGCAGAAGAATTGGGGTTGCCGGTGTTACATTTTCAAATGTGATATTACTTGTTATGATGGGCATTGTATTCTCCATCCAAACCAATAAAATTATTAATAAAACAGCTTCAGGAATTTTTAATGCCTGA
- the pckA gene encoding phosphoenolpyruvate carboxykinase (ATP): MEKLELQNLSLKSRGYYQLTVEELVQQTLLRKEGVLNDTGALVINTGEFTGRSPADKFIVKDEITRETVDWNKFNHPLDESYFLILKDEMLAYLVQQSDIWIRDAYACADPAVRLKLRVINENPWGNHFAANMFIDPAETELKNFKPEWLIIQAPGFKANPAHHGTRQSNFTVVSFEHKTILIGGTGYTGEIKKGVFTVLNFILPQHNILSMHCSANEGKKGDTALFFGLSGTGKTTLSSDPERKLIGDDEHGWDEKGIFNCEGGCYAKIINLSAEYEPDIFGAIREGALVENTMFINGTNKIDFKCKAITENTRVSYPLNYIKNSKIPSTAVTPKNLFFLTCDAYGVFPPISKLTYEQAMYYFINGYTAKVAGTEEGVKEPQVTFSACFGAPFLPLHPGAYAHLLKEKLENHQTNVWMINTGWTGGAYGTGKRISIAYTRAMISAALNGQLNEVAYQPHPVFGIQMPQSCPNVPSEILDPAKTWADRKAYDKTALALAQKFKENFSLYQNEYLEYAL, encoded by the coding sequence ATGGAAAAGTTGGAGCTACAAAATTTATCACTTAAATCACGGGGTTATTATCAGTTAACTGTTGAAGAATTAGTTCAGCAAACACTGTTAAGAAAAGAGGGAGTTTTGAATGATACCGGGGCGCTTGTTATTAACACCGGTGAATTTACCGGCAGGAGCCCGGCTGATAAATTTATAGTGAAAGATGAGATCACAAGGGAAACTGTCGACTGGAATAAATTCAATCATCCGCTCGATGAATCTTACTTTTTAATCTTGAAAGATGAAATGCTGGCATATCTTGTACAGCAAAGCGATATATGGATCAGGGATGCTTATGCCTGTGCCGATCCTGCTGTGCGTTTGAAATTGCGCGTAATAAATGAAAATCCGTGGGGGAATCATTTTGCCGCCAATATGTTTATCGACCCTGCTGAAACCGAATTGAAAAACTTTAAGCCGGAATGGCTCATCATCCAGGCACCCGGGTTTAAAGCTAACCCGGCTCACCACGGCACAAGGCAAAGTAATTTTACGGTGGTTTCATTTGAGCATAAAACTATACTCATAGGCGGTACGGGTTATACCGGCGAGATTAAAAAAGGGGTGTTTACAGTGCTTAATTTTATTTTGCCCCAGCACAATATATTAAGCATGCATTGCAGTGCCAATGAGGGTAAAAAAGGAGATACTGCCTTATTCTTCGGCCTTAGCGGAACGGGGAAAACTACATTAAGTTCAGATCCCGAACGGAAATTAATTGGCGATGACGAGCACGGATGGGATGAAAAAGGTATTTTTAACTGCGAAGGAGGGTGCTACGCCAAGATCATTAATTTGTCGGCTGAATATGAACCCGATATTTTTGGAGCTATTCGTGAAGGGGCTTTAGTGGAAAATACCATGTTTATAAATGGCACCAATAAAATAGATTTTAAATGCAAGGCGATTACCGAAAATACAAGAGTAAGTTATCCGCTGAATTATATCAAAAACAGTAAAATTCCATCTACTGCGGTTACGCCTAAAAACCTGTTCTTTTTAACATGCGATGCGTATGGAGTGTTCCCACCCATCAGTAAACTAACCTATGAACAGGCCATGTATTATTTTATTAATGGTTATACAGCAAAGGTGGCAGGTACCGAGGAAGGGGTCAAAGAGCCGCAGGTAACCTTTAGCGCCTGTTTCGGCGCCCCGTTTTTGCCATTGCACCCCGGGGCTTACGCACATTTACTTAAAGAAAAACTGGAAAATCATCAAACTAATGTATGGATGATAAACACAGGGTGGACAGGCGGAGCTTATGGGACAGGCAAACGCATAAGCATAGCTTATACCAGGGCCATGATATCCGCTGCGCTAAACGGACAATTAAATGAGGTAGCATATCAACCACATCCTGTTTTTGGGATCCAGATGCCGCAAAGTTGTCCAAATGTACCGTCAGAGATCTTAGATCCGGCTAAAACATGGGCAGATCGAAAAGCTTATGATAAAACTGCTTTAGCATTGGCTCAAAAGTTTAAGGAGAATTTCAGTCTGTATCAAAATGAATACCTGGAATACGCTCTTTAA
- the fbp gene encoding class 1 fructose-bisphosphatase — MNNFTTLGQFIIEKQADFPYAKGELSRLLRDIGIAAKIVNREVNKAGLMDILGSAGNTNIQGESQQKLDVYANEQFISALRSGGECCMVASEENETVIPIDSAVSKSAKYIVAIDPLDGSSNIDVNVPVGTIFSIYRRISPEGPALLSDVLQKGTEQVAAGYIIYGSSTMLVYTTGRGVNGFTLDPSIGEFCLSHPEMKIPENGTIYSINEGYYVHFPQGVKSYIKYCQVEDEASNRPYTSRYIGSMVADLHRNLIKGGIFIYPCTAAAPNGKLRLVYECNPLSFIIEQAGGRATNGSTRILEVEVNTLHQRSPIFIGSEQMVLKAESFMNEVFEPSYQYTKSETV, encoded by the coding sequence ATGAATAATTTCACTACACTGGGGCAATTTATCATTGAAAAGCAGGCCGATTTTCCATATGCAAAAGGCGAGCTTTCGAGGCTATTGAGGGACATAGGCATAGCCGCAAAAATTGTTAACCGGGAGGTTAATAAAGCAGGCCTTATGGATATTTTAGGCAGCGCCGGGAACACCAATATACAAGGAGAATCTCAGCAAAAGCTGGATGTGTATGCCAATGAACAATTTATCTCCGCTCTACGCAGTGGTGGCGAATGTTGTATGGTGGCCTCAGAAGAAAATGAAACGGTTATACCTATTGATTCTGCGGTTTCAAAAAGTGCCAAGTATATCGTGGCTATTGACCCCCTTGATGGTTCATCAAACATTGATGTAAACGTGCCTGTTGGTACTATATTTTCTATTTATCGACGTATATCACCGGAGGGCCCTGCCCTTTTGAGCGATGTATTGCAAAAAGGTACCGAGCAGGTAGCGGCAGGATATATTATCTACGGCTCCTCAACCATGCTGGTTTATACAACAGGCCGTGGTGTGAACGGCTTTACACTTGATCCATCAATTGGTGAGTTTTGCCTGTCGCACCCGGAAATGAAGATACCAGAAAACGGAACTATATATTCTATCAACGAAGGATACTACGTTCATTTTCCGCAGGGCGTGAAAAGCTATATTAAATACTGCCAGGTTGAGGATGAAGCAAGCAATCGCCCCTATACTTCACGCTACATAGGCTCCATGGTAGCCGACCTGCACCGGAACCTGATAAAGGGTGGAATCTTTATTTACCCATGTACTGCCGCCGCCCCTAACGGCAAGTTGAGATTGGTATATGAATGTAATCCCCTATCGTTTATAATTGAACAAGCAGGTGGCAGGGCAACCAATGGCTCAACGCGCATTTTGGAGGTTGAGGTAAATACATTGCACCAGCGCTCGCCCATATTTATTGGTTCAGAACAAATGGTTTTAAAGGCCGAAAGCTTTATGAATGAGGTTTTTGAACCATCCTATCAATATACTAAATCAGAAACTGTATGA
- a CDS encoding Lrp/AsnC family transcriptional regulator: MTKYVLDETDNEILRLLQQDARQSHKELAHKVNKSITPIHIRVRRLQELGYIKRFTAIVDAKKIGRGLVGYIQVQLVKHTEESLTAFMQEAVKLDEVMECYHMTGTFDFLLRIVIRDMDEYSTLLMNKLAKLPGVGMFTSYWVMSEVKNETAYVLRSE; this comes from the coding sequence ATGACAAAGTATGTGCTTGATGAAACAGATAACGAGATCCTTAGATTACTGCAGCAGGATGCCCGGCAATCACATAAAGAGTTGGCGCATAAGGTGAATAAAAGCATTACCCCTATCCATATCCGCGTAAGGCGTTTGCAGGAGCTGGGGTACATTAAACGCTTTACTGCCATTGTCGATGCCAAAAAAATAGGTCGTGGGCTTGTTGGTTATATACAGGTGCAATTGGTTAAGCATACCGAAGAAAGCCTGACCGCCTTTATGCAGGAAGCAGTAAAATTAGACGAGGTAATGGAATGCTATCACATGACCGGAACTTTCGATTTTTTGCTGCGGATTGTTATACGCGATATGGATGAATATAGCACCCTATTGATGAACAAATTGGCTAAACTGCCCGGAGTGGGTATGTTTACCAGCTATTGGGTAATGTCAGAAGTGAAAAATGAGACTGCTTATGTGTTGAGATCGGAATGA
- a CDS encoding acyltransferase, with amino-acid sequence MKLIRKFYRGLRFVYYETARMYSWVITRFKFYLNDVKFHNDFISYGIPILDISPDSSFTIGKKFRFNSGKYHAMGGRQQQCYFVAAKGGEIIIGDNVGVTSIAIICHSKISIGNNVKIGINTVIYDTDFHSLDAKVRNQYPESIEGVKRRPVIIHDGVFIGGHTTILKGVTIGENAIVGAGSVVFQDIPAEQIWAGNPARFVKNTYSNELKKVVNE; translated from the coding sequence ATGAAGCTAATAAGAAAATTTTATAGGGGATTACGCTTCGTTTACTATGAAACAGCACGCATGTATTCATGGGTAATTACACGGTTTAAATTTTATTTGAATGATGTGAAATTCCATAATGATTTTATAAGCTATGGTATACCTATACTGGATATTAGCCCCGATTCGTCATTTACCATAGGCAAAAAATTCAGGTTTAATAGTGGTAAATACCACGCAATGGGTGGGCGGCAGCAACAGTGCTATTTTGTAGCAGCAAAAGGAGGTGAAATAATTATTGGTGATAATGTTGGTGTTACTTCCATTGCTATTATTTGTCACAGTAAGATTAGCATAGGTAATAATGTTAAGATAGGCATCAATACAGTGATCTATGATACCGATTTTCATTCACTTGATGCAAAAGTAAGGAACCAATATCCCGAAAGTATTGAAGGTGTAAAACGCAGGCCCGTAATAATTCATGATGGTGTTTTTATTGGTGGGCACACCACCATTTTAAAGGGGGTAACAATTGGTGAAAATGCAATTGTAGGAGCTGGATCAGTAGTGTTTCAGGATATACCTGCCGAACAGATCTGGGCAGGAAATCCCGCCAGGTTTGTAAAAAATACTTATAGTAACGAATTAAAAAAAGTAGTAAATGAATAG
- a CDS encoding GumC family protein, giving the protein MNNSDILADKLDFTYKKEENLSEVRNFITLCLNYWYIFLISIVLCVAAAFLYIRHLPNQWAVSSKIIVEDNKEGPEKSLTSGVNADLGSLFDIKSNADNEVEILKSRSLIKSVITALDLNVHILDNNGFRKVEMYADAPFSVGINYKKDSLKAGSYEVSILDNNHFKIIGKKSEFNAVSSFGKPVDLGQYDLTLNKTKNFNAEGTYRLVVTTFKEAEKKLSADFNASIDDKQATVIDLQLNYEDPDRGEVILQKLMQIYLQNNLANKVRLADSTMKFIDKRLILVSSQLNDVEKDLEQYKVNNKISDINAQSKALVDGADQYQSKLNDNQVQLAVVNSLYQYINDSNKPQLVPSSLITKDVAFGTAINAYNEMLLKREQLKSSFIEGSQVIADLDRQIKVAREALKNSLMNYRNSLQTSQAELKAQNSTINNQIANAPAKERVYLDYTRQQSLKQDLYLFLLQRREETAISQTATISSCRILDDAESDDSPFAPKKSLIYIIGMFAGVFLPVAGLSIKEMLNIRIQNKSDIERHTNVPLLGEISRSIISRKKLLVYCDPLSIISEEIRALRTNLKYITDKGRLNVIMFTSSMSGEGKSFISLNLANSIALSGKKVVLLELDLRKPRLLKSIGIDNSYGFTNYMISSDKSNMEGLIQPSAFNENFYMIASGPIPPNPGELLMDEKLKLLIGELKQKFDYVIIDTPPVGLVSDALLIEEFADITCYVVRQNFTFKSQLGIVNDLYKTKKVKQLYLVVNDIPLQNNAITGYGHGVRSYGYAMVDQHDGNKLNSLLRKLKPVTR; this is encoded by the coding sequence ATGAATAACAGCGATATTTTAGCCGACAAATTAGATTTTACTTATAAAAAAGAAGAGAACCTGAGTGAGGTAAGGAATTTTATAACGCTTTGTCTCAATTACTGGTATATTTTTCTTATAAGTATTGTTTTGTGCGTTGCGGCAGCTTTCCTGTATATACGGCATTTGCCCAATCAATGGGCAGTAAGCAGTAAAATTATTGTGGAAGACAATAAAGAGGGCCCCGAGAAATCATTGACTAGTGGTGTGAACGCCGATTTAGGTTCTCTTTTTGATATTAAAAGTAACGCCGATAATGAGGTTGAAATATTAAAATCCCGCAGCCTGATAAAGAGTGTGATCACCGCACTCGATCTTAACGTCCATATTCTTGATAATAATGGTTTCAGAAAAGTGGAAATGTATGCTGATGCTCCATTCTCAGTTGGTATTAATTACAAAAAAGATAGTCTTAAAGCCGGCAGTTATGAAGTGAGCATATTGGATAATAATCATTTTAAGATAATTGGTAAGAAAAGTGAGTTTAACGCGGTATCATCATTCGGCAAACCTGTTGACCTTGGCCAATATGATCTTACTTTAAATAAAACAAAGAATTTTAATGCTGAGGGCACCTACAGATTAGTGGTAACCACATTCAAAGAGGCTGAAAAAAAGTTGAGTGCCGATTTTAATGCCTCAATTGATGACAAACAAGCCACTGTTATTGATCTGCAACTAAATTACGAAGACCCTGATCGTGGCGAAGTGATATTGCAAAAACTGATGCAGATATACCTGCAAAATAACCTGGCCAATAAGGTGCGTTTGGCTGATAGTACCATGAAATTTATTGACAAGCGCCTGATACTGGTTAGTTCCCAGTTAAATGATGTGGAAAAGGATCTGGAACAATACAAGGTAAATAACAAGATATCAGATATAAATGCACAATCAAAAGCCCTGGTTGATGGAGCCGATCAATATCAAAGCAAACTGAATGATAACCAGGTACAGTTGGCTGTGGTAAATAGCCTGTACCAATATATTAATGATAGCAACAAGCCACAACTGGTGCCCAGTTCATTAATCACCAAGGATGTGGCTTTTGGTACTGCTATTAATGCATACAATGAGATGCTTTTAAAAAGAGAGCAGCTCAAATCATCTTTTATTGAAGGCAGCCAGGTGATTGCTGACCTTGACCGGCAGATTAAGGTTGCCCGTGAGGCGCTCAAAAATAGCCTGATGAATTACCGGAACAGCTTGCAGACTTCGCAAGCAGAATTGAAGGCACAAAATTCAACCATTAATAATCAAATAGCCAATGCCCCAGCTAAAGAGAGGGTTTATCTGGATTATACCCGGCAACAAAGCTTAAAGCAGGACCTGTACCTCTTCCTGTTGCAAAGAAGAGAAGAAACCGCCATTTCACAAACGGCTACCATATCAAGTTGCAGAATATTGGATGATGCTGAAAGTGATGATAGTCCATTTGCGCCAAAAAAATCGCTTATATATATCATAGGGATGTTTGCCGGAGTTTTTTTACCAGTTGCCGGTTTAAGTATTAAGGAGATGCTCAACATTCGCATACAAAACAAATCGGATATTGAAAGGCATACCAATGTACCGCTTCTCGGCGAGATAAGTCGGAGTATCATCAGTAGAAAAAAGCTCCTTGTATATTGCGATCCATTATCTATTATCTCAGAAGAGATAAGGGCTTTACGTACCAATTTAAAATATATAACAGATAAAGGCCGGTTAAATGTGATCATGTTTACCTCCAGCATGAGCGGCGAAGGCAAGTCATTTATCTCACTTAACCTGGCCAACTCTATAGCCTTATCTGGTAAAAAAGTGGTTTTGCTTGAACTTGACCTGCGAAAACCACGCTTGTTAAAAAGCATCGGGATAGATAATTCATATGGTTTTACCAACTATATGATATCCAGCGATAAAAGCAATATGGAAGGGTTGATCCAGCCATCAGCATTTAATGAAAATTTTTACATGATAGCATCCGGGCCAATCCCTCCAAATCCCGGTGAATTATTAATGGACGAGAAGTTGAAATTATTGATAGGAGAGTTAAAGCAAAAATTTGATTATGTGATAATTGATACTCCACCTGTGGGGTTGGTTTCAGATGCTTTGCTAATTGAAGAGTTTGCCGATATAACCTGCTATGTAGTAAGGCAAAACTTCACATTTAAATCACAGCTCGGCATTGTTAATGATCTGTATAAGACAAAAAAGGTAAAACAGCTTTATCTGGTAGTAAATGATATACCATTACAAAACAATGCTATAACAGGTTATGGCCACGGTGTACGTAGTTATGGTTATGCCATGGTGGATCAACATGATGGCAATAAGCTAAACTCCCTGTTAAGGAAACTAAAACCGGTAACCCGCTAA